The following are encoded together in the Brassica napus cultivar Da-Ae chromosome A9, Da-Ae, whole genome shotgun sequence genome:
- the LOC125578579 gene encoding E3 ubiquitin-protein ligase RHA2A-like, protein MGLQGQLSDVSSDSIPLMLLSLLAVFLGRLRSFLHRPCDPDSNLSVDDSSSSIIASGLANIIVLADQLSLNRLFSYRCGGEDGGSDCVVCLSKLREGEEVRKLECRHVFHKRCLEGWLHCLNFTCPLCRSALVADGCVSKTQRRVGRDLISCLSPH, encoded by the coding sequence atggggctaCAAGGTCAGCTCAGTGACGTCTCTTCCGACTCGATCCCTCTGATgctcctctctctcctcgccgtctTCCTCGGTCGTCTCCGCTCCTTCCTCCACCGTCCCTGCGATCCCGATTCCAATCTCTCCGTCGAcgactcctcctcctccatcaTAGCCTCGGGACTCGCCAACATCATCGTCCTCGCCGATCAGCTGAGCCTGAACCGTCTCTTCTCGTACCGGTGCGGAGGCGAAGACGGTGGTTCCGATTGCGTTGTGTGTCTGTCGAAGCTGCGGGAGGGAGAAGAGGTGAGGAAGCTGGAGTGTCGACACGTGTTCCACAAGCGGTGCTTGGAGGGATGGCTTCACTGTCTCAATTTCACATGTCCGCTTTGTAGATCTGCTTTGGTCGCCGATGGTTGCGTCTCCAAAACGCAGCGGCGCGTTGGAAGGGATTTGATCTCGTGCCTCTCTCCCCACTGA
- the LOC106365467 gene encoding lipid phosphate phosphatase 2 isoform X1, whose product MPEIQLGAHTIRSHGVTVARFHMHDWLILLLLIVIEVVLNVIEPFHRFVGEDMLTDLRYPLQDNTVPFWAVPLIAVVLPFVVISVYYFIRRDVYDLHHAILGLLFSVLITGVITDAIKDAVGRPRPDFFWRCFPDGRGFFHNVTRDVLCTGDKNVVKEGHKSFPSGHTSWSFAGLGFLALYLSGKIRVFDQRGHVAKLCIVFLPLLVAALVGVSRVDDYWHHWQDVFGGAIIGLTVASFCYLQFFPPPYDPDGWGPHAYFQMLADSRNVVQNSAGMNNLSVRQAELENVYVHQQGTSMEISRSNTRGTPQEC is encoded by the exons ATGCCCGAAATTCAGTTAGGTGCTCATACGATAAGATCCCATGGAGTCACCGTGGCGAGGTTCCACATGCATGACTGGCTTATCCTTCTGCTGCTTATCGTCATTGAAGTTGTTTTGAATGTCATCGAACCCTTTCACCGTTTTGTTGGAGAGGATATGCTCACTGATCTCAGATACCCTCTTCAAGACAACACAGTTCCTTTCTGGGCTGTCCCG TTGATAGCAGTTGTGCTCCCATTTGTTGTCATTTCTGTTTATTACTTCATCAGAAGAGATGTTTATGACCTGCATCATGCAATATTAG GTTTGTTGTTCTCTGTACTAATAACCGGTGTTATAACCGATGCTATAAAGGATGCTGTAGGTAGGCCTCGTCCTGACTTCTTTTGGCGTTGTTTCCCTGATGGTAGAGGG tTCTTTCACAATGTCACAAGGGATGTTCTGTGTACTGGAGATAAAAACGTAGTCAAAGAAGGACACAAGAGCTTCCCCAGCGGCCACACGTCAT GGTCGTTTGCTGGGCTAGGCTTTCTAGCGTTATACTTGTCAGGGAAGATCAGGGTGTTTGACCAGAGAGGGCATGTGGCAAAGCTTTGCATTGTTTTTCTACCTCTACTAGTTGCAGCGTTGGTTGGTGTATCCCGAGTTGATGACTATTGGCATCACTGGCAAGATGTGTTTGGTGGAGCTATCATAG GATTAACAGTGGCCTCGTTTTGTTATCTACAATTCTTTCCCCCTCCATATGATCCAGACG GTTGGGGCCCTCATGCGTACTTCCAAATGCTGGCAGACTCTAGAAACGTTGTCCAAAATTCAGCAGGAATGAATAATCTAAGCGTGAGGCAAGCTGAGCTGGAGAATGTGTACGTTCATCAACAAGGGACTTCCATGGAGATATCTAGAAGCAACACACGCGGGACACCACAAGAATGCTAG
- the LOC106365467 gene encoding lipid phosphate phosphatase 2 isoform X2 has translation MPEIQLGAHTIRSHGVTVARFHMHDWLILLLLIVIEVVLNVIEPFHRFVGEDMLTDLRYPLQDNTVPFWAVPLIAVVLPFVVISVYYFIRRDVYDLHHAILGLLFSVLITGVITDAIKDAVGRPRPDFFWRCFPDGRGFFHNVTRDVLCTGDKNVVKEGHKSFPSGHTSWSFAGLGFLALYLSGKIRVFDQRGHVAKLCIVFLPLLVAALVGVSRVDDYWHHWQDVFGGAIIGWGPHAYFQMLADSRNVVQNSAGMNNLSVRQAELENVYVHQQGTSMEISRSNTRGTPQEC, from the exons ATGCCCGAAATTCAGTTAGGTGCTCATACGATAAGATCCCATGGAGTCACCGTGGCGAGGTTCCACATGCATGACTGGCTTATCCTTCTGCTGCTTATCGTCATTGAAGTTGTTTTGAATGTCATCGAACCCTTTCACCGTTTTGTTGGAGAGGATATGCTCACTGATCTCAGATACCCTCTTCAAGACAACACAGTTCCTTTCTGGGCTGTCCCG TTGATAGCAGTTGTGCTCCCATTTGTTGTCATTTCTGTTTATTACTTCATCAGAAGAGATGTTTATGACCTGCATCATGCAATATTAG GTTTGTTGTTCTCTGTACTAATAACCGGTGTTATAACCGATGCTATAAAGGATGCTGTAGGTAGGCCTCGTCCTGACTTCTTTTGGCGTTGTTTCCCTGATGGTAGAGGG tTCTTTCACAATGTCACAAGGGATGTTCTGTGTACTGGAGATAAAAACGTAGTCAAAGAAGGACACAAGAGCTTCCCCAGCGGCCACACGTCAT GGTCGTTTGCTGGGCTAGGCTTTCTAGCGTTATACTTGTCAGGGAAGATCAGGGTGTTTGACCAGAGAGGGCATGTGGCAAAGCTTTGCATTGTTTTTCTACCTCTACTAGTTGCAGCGTTGGTTGGTGTATCCCGAGTTGATGACTATTGGCATCACTGGCAAGATGTGTTTGGTGGAGCTATCATAG GTTGGGGCCCTCATGCGTACTTCCAAATGCTGGCAGACTCTAGAAACGTTGTCCAAAATTCAGCAGGAATGAATAATCTAAGCGTGAGGCAAGCTGAGCTGGAGAATGTGTACGTTCATCAACAAGGGACTTCCATGGAGATATCTAGAAGCAACACACGCGGGACACCACAAGAATGCTAG
- the LOC106367053 gene encoding uncharacterized protein LOC106367053 encodes MATIPPQLPLATRSALRRASSSVHFFTSTSSFRHRATKLFRPKAFSSSVKLPTKPPLCTADELHYVSVPNSDWRLALWRYFPPPQTPTRNHPLLLLSGVGTNAIGYDLSPGCSFARHMSGQGFETWILEVRGAGLSTRVSDLKDVEDSAHELSHQIQSTAKAAAKEAQVTEIADTAPPASDVSVVGEEASSASAWDESKIVARLTATFMRLSERLSGFLSEGQSLFMSAKLFDKIAMLLEDSRMYERFNEIRSKLLSLIESRQNSGLGNQIRELTQRLVDLLDDGQKSVSPQLIDLQERLTSTIEDFQKQLDLIVKYDWDFDNYLEEDVPAAIEYVRAQCKPKDGKLFAIGHSMGGILLYAMLSRCAFEGREPCLAAVATLASSLDYTTSDSALKLLIPLADPAQALSVPVVPLGALLAAAYPLSSRPPYVLSWLNDLISATDMMHPEQLEKLVLNNFCTIPAKLLIQLTTAFREGGLRDRSGEFYYKDHLSSTTVPVLALAGDRDLICPPIAVEDTVKLFPENLVTYKLLGEPDGPHYAHYDLVGGRLAVEQVYPCITEFLSHHDSA; translated from the exons ATGGCGACGATTCCTCCCCAACTCCCCTTGGCGACCCGCTCTGCTCTTCGCCGGGCGTCTTCCTCCGTCCATTTCTTCACCTCCACTTCTTCGTTCCGTCACCGCGCAACGAAGCTGTTTCGACCGAAAGCCTTCTCTTCCTCAGTCAAGCTCCCCACGAAACCGCCGCTCTGCACCGCCGACGAGCTTCATTACGTCTCCGTTCCCAACAGCGACTGGCGCCTCGCTCTCTGGCGCTACTTCCCTCCTCCTCAG ACGCCCACGAGGAATCATCCCTTATTGCTCTTGTCTGGAGTAGGAACTAATGCCATCGGATACGATCTATCTCCCGGT TGCTCTTTCGCAAGACACATGTCTGGTCAAGGATTCGAGACGTGGATTCTCGAGGTTCGTGGAGCAGGGCTGAGTACGAGAGTATCCGACCTCAAGGACGTTGAGGACTCCGCTCACGAGTTGTCTCATCAGATACAATCCACTGCTAAAGCTGCAGCTAAAGAAGCTCAGGTCACTGAGATTGCTGACACTGCACCACCAGCTTCGGATGTTTCCGTTGTTGGTGAAGAAGCCTCCTCAGCCTCAGCTTGGGACGAGTCCAAGATCGTGGCGAGGCTAACCGCAACGTTCATGCGTTTATCAGAAAGACTCTCCGGTTTTCTCAGCGAAGGTCAGTCATTGTTCATGTCCGCTAAGCTCTTTGACAAGATCGCTATGCTTTTGGAAGACTCGCGGATGTACGAGCGGTTTAACGAGATAAGATCAAAGCTCTTGAGTTTGATCGAGTCGAGGCAGAACTCAGGACTCGGTAACCAGATCAGGGAGTTGACTCAGCGGCTTGTGGATCTTCTTGACGATGGTCAGAAGTCTGTCTCTCCTCAGTTGATTGATCTGCAAGAGAGGCTCACTTCGACTATTGAGGATTTTCAGAAGCAGCTTGATTTGATTGTTAAGTATGATTGGGATTTTGATAATTACCTTGAAGAGGATGTCCCTGCTGCG ATTGAGTATGTAAGAGCGCAATGTAAGCCTAAAGACGGTAAGCTGTTTGCTATTGGGCACTCCATGGGTGGTATCTTACTCTATGCAATGCTGTCACGTTGTG CTTTTGAGGGACGAGAGCCTTGTCTGGCAGCTGTGGCAACTTTGGCTTCATCGTTAGATTACACAACTTCAGATTCTGCTCTCAAATTACTCATACCTCTT GCTGATCCAGCACAAGCTCTGAGTGTTCCAGTTGTGCCTTTAGGGGCTCTGTTGGCTGCAGCTTATCCTCTTTCGTCACGGCCTCCATACGTGTTATCTTGGCTTAACGATTTGATATCAGCGACGGATATGATGCACCCTGAGCAGTTAGAGAAGCTTGTTTTGAATAACTTCT GTACCATACCTGCAAAGCTTCTTATTCAGCTGACAACAGCTTTTCGAGAAGGAGGTTTACGAGATCGTAGTGGTGAATTTTACTACAAGGATCATCTTTCTAGTACCACTGTCCCTGTCTTAGCTCTTGCGGGTGATAGGGACTTGATCTGTCCTCCTATAGCTGTAGAAG ACACAGTTAAGCTGTTTCCTGAGAACCTGGTCACGTATAAGTTACTCGGAGAACCAGACGGACCGCATTATGCACACTATGATTTGGTTGGAGGACGACTG GCAGTGGAGCAAGTCTATCCTTGCATAACTGAGTTTCTTAGCCACCATGATTCTGCATAA
- the LOC106364548 gene encoding uncharacterized protein LOC106364548 isoform X2: MLGAGFHLTKLQRAQSDVSHGRSINTSPASSSSNVERFLESVTPSVPAHYLPKTMVKERKGSDVVELQQPPPYFVLGDVWESFAEWSAYGTGVPLSLNNNNSYYKDRVFQYYVPSLSAIQLYADSHPLSSRRLSEESDSDFKDSSSEGSSSESERGLSLRKEHMEDSSSDDGEPLASQGRLIFEYLERDLPYIREPFTDKMCDLASSFPELKTLRSCDLLPSSWFSVAWYPIYKIPTGPTLKDLDACFLTYHSLHAPFQGAEVTTQSMCEVQPRESVEKTMLPVFGLATYKLRGSVWTSTKGSGHQLVNSLFKAADNWLRLRHVNHPDFIFFCR, translated from the exons atgctGGGAGCTGGGTTTCATTTGACTAAGCTACAGAGAGCTCAGAGCGACGTCTCTCACGGCAGATCGATAAACACTTCTCCCGCTTCGTCTTCAAGCAATGTTGAACGGTTCTTGGAGTCAGTCACACCATCTGTGCCTGCCCACTACCTTCCCAAG ACGATGGTAAAGGAAAGGAAAGGCAGTGATGTTGTTGAGttgcagcagcctcctccttaCTTTGTTCTTGGTGATGTATGGGAATCTTTTGCAGAGTGGAGTGCTTACGGCACTGGAGTTCCTCTCTCTTTGAATAACAACAACAGTTATTATAAAGATCGTGTCTTTCAATACTACGTTCCTTCTCTCTCTGCCATCCAACTCTATGCTGATTCTCATCCCTTAAGCTCAAG GCGGCTAAGTGAGGAGAGTGACAGTGATTTCAAGGATTCAAGCAGCGAAGGAAGCAGCAGTGAGTCAGAAAGAGGACTCTCTTTAAGAAAGGAGCATATGGAAGACTCGTCTAGTGATGATGGGGAGCCTTTAGCCTCTCAAGGTCGTTTGATCTTTGAGTATCTTGAACGTGATCTTCCTTACATCCGCGAACCCTTTACCGACAAG ATGTGTGACCTTGCCTCTAGCTTTCCTGAGCTGAAGACGCTGAGAAGCTGTGATTTACTGCCTTCAAGCTGGTTCTCCGTGGCATG GTACCCAATTTACAAAATACCCACAGGACCAACACTCAAGGATCTGGATGCTTGCTTCTTGACGTATCATTCTCTTCACGCACCCTTTCAAG GTGCAGAAGTTACAACACAGTCTATGTGTGAGGTGCAGCCAAGGGAGAGTGTTGAGAAGACAATGCTTCCTGTCTTTGGCCTCGCCACATACAAGTTGAGAGGTTCTGTATGGACGAGTACCAAAGGCTCTGGTCACCAGCTTGTGAACTCCCTTTTCAAAGCCGCAGACAATTGGCTGAGGTTGCGTCATGTCAACCATCCtgacttcatcttcttctgccgGTGA
- the LOC106364548 gene encoding uncharacterized protein LOC106364548 isoform X1 → MLGAGFHLTKLQRAQSDVSHGRSINTSPASSSSNVERFLESVTPSVPAHYLPKTMVKERKGSDVVELQQPPPYFVLGDVWESFAEWSAYGTGVPLSLNNNNSYYKDRVFQYYVPSLSAIQLYADSHPLSSRRLSEESDSDFKDSSSEGSSSESERGLSLRKEHMEDSSSDDGEPLASQGRLIFEYLERDLPYIREPFTDKMCDLASSFPELKTLRSCDLLPSSWFSVAWYPIYKIPTGPTLKDLDACFLTYHSLHAPFQAGAEVTTQSMCEVQPRESVEKTMLPVFGLATYKLRGSVWTSTKGSGHQLVNSLFKAADNWLRLRHVNHPDFIFFCR, encoded by the exons atgctGGGAGCTGGGTTTCATTTGACTAAGCTACAGAGAGCTCAGAGCGACGTCTCTCACGGCAGATCGATAAACACTTCTCCCGCTTCGTCTTCAAGCAATGTTGAACGGTTCTTGGAGTCAGTCACACCATCTGTGCCTGCCCACTACCTTCCCAAG ACGATGGTAAAGGAAAGGAAAGGCAGTGATGTTGTTGAGttgcagcagcctcctccttaCTTTGTTCTTGGTGATGTATGGGAATCTTTTGCAGAGTGGAGTGCTTACGGCACTGGAGTTCCTCTCTCTTTGAATAACAACAACAGTTATTATAAAGATCGTGTCTTTCAATACTACGTTCCTTCTCTCTCTGCCATCCAACTCTATGCTGATTCTCATCCCTTAAGCTCAAG GCGGCTAAGTGAGGAGAGTGACAGTGATTTCAAGGATTCAAGCAGCGAAGGAAGCAGCAGTGAGTCAGAAAGAGGACTCTCTTTAAGAAAGGAGCATATGGAAGACTCGTCTAGTGATGATGGGGAGCCTTTAGCCTCTCAAGGTCGTTTGATCTTTGAGTATCTTGAACGTGATCTTCCTTACATCCGCGAACCCTTTACCGACAAG ATGTGTGACCTTGCCTCTAGCTTTCCTGAGCTGAAGACGCTGAGAAGCTGTGATTTACTGCCTTCAAGCTGGTTCTCCGTGGCATG GTACCCAATTTACAAAATACCCACAGGACCAACACTCAAGGATCTGGATGCTTGCTTCTTGACGTATCATTCTCTTCACGCACCCTTTCAAG CAGGTGCAGAAGTTACAACACAGTCTATGTGTGAGGTGCAGCCAAGGGAGAGTGTTGAGAAGACAATGCTTCCTGTCTTTGGCCTCGCCACATACAAGTTGAGAGGTTCTGTATGGACGAGTACCAAAGGCTCTGGTCACCAGCTTGTGAACTCCCTTTTCAAAGCCGCAGACAATTGGCTGAGGTTGCGTCATGTCAACCATCCtgacttcatcttcttctgccgGTGA
- the LOC106454526 gene encoding sulfhydryl oxidase 1: protein MSLIHLFLLVSLVSLEADATTSFSSGSRSILRDIGSNDISDHKDNAVELNATNFDSVFQDTSAKFAVLEFFAHWCPACRNYKPHYEKVARLFNGPEAVHPGTVLMTRVDCAVKMNVKLCDKFSIKRYPMLFWGPPSKFVGGSWEPKQEKSEILVVEEWRTADLLLGWINKQLGSSYGLDDQKVGNDHLLPNISDHEQISQAVFDIEEATEEAFDIILSLKAIKSSETGASFIRFLQLLVPHHPSKRCRKGSAEILMNFDDLCPAGECSYDSGVNNTLRNFHICGNDLPRGYYMFCRGSKNETRGFSCGLWILMHSLSVRIEDGESQFAFTTLCDFINNFFMCDECRRHFHDMCLSVKTPFKKARDVVLWLWSTHNKVNERLKKDEDSLGTGDPKFPKMIWPPKQLCSSCYLTSTGENIDWDHDEVYKFLKRYYGEKLVSSYKKKSAGGVSKEEVVVAAAEEMSVPRNALVVPVGAALAIALASCAFGALACYWRTQQKNRKHHHNPHYLRRYSSNYLVMNTFSNIESEREKER, encoded by the exons ATGTCTCTGATACACCTGTTTTTGCTTGTGAGTTTGGTGAGCCTTGAAGCTGATGCTACGACGTCGTTTTCCTCCGGATCGCGCTCGATTCTCAGAGACATCGGTAGTAACGACATCTCCGATCATAAAGATAACGCCGTGGAGTTGAACGCGACCAACTTTGATTCAGTTTTCCAAGACACCTCCGCCAAGTTCGCCGTTTTGGAGTTCTTCGCTCACTG GTGTCCTGCATGTAGAAACTACAAG CCTCATTATGAGAAAGTCGCTAGGCTCTTCAATGGACCTGAGGCAGTACATCCTGGTACCGTTTTGATGACCAGGGTTGATTGTGCAGTAAAG ATGAATGTTAAGCTATGTGATAAATTCTCCATCAAACGTTATCCAATGCTCTTCTGGGGCCCTCCCAGTAAGTTCGTTGGCGGCAGCTGGGAACCTAAACAAGAGAAGAGTGAGATACTTGTGGTCGAGGAATGGCGTACTGCTGATCTTTTGTTGGGCTGGATTAACAAGCAGCTAGGCAG CTCTTATGGCTTGGATGACCAGAAAGTTGGAAATGACCATCTCCTGCCGAATATATCCGACCATGAACAG ATTTCTCAGGCCGTATTTGACATTGAGGAGGCAACTGAAGAAGCTTTTGATATCATTTTGTCACTCAAG GCAATCAAGTCTTCTGAAACTGGCGCTTCGTTTATTAGGTTTCTTCAGCTTTTGGTTCCACATCATCCTTCAAAAAG GTGTCGTAAGGGAAGTGCTGAGATTCTCATGAACTTTGATGATTTGTGCCCAGCAGGCGAATGCTCTTATGATTCTGGAGTGAACAATACTCTACGAAATTTCCATATATGTGGAAATGATCTTCCTCGTGGCTATTAC ATGTTTTGCCGTGGCAGCAAGAATGAAACTAGGGGATTCAG CTGCGGATTATGGATTTTGATGCATTCACTTTCTGTGAGGATAGAGGATGGAGAAAGCCAGTTTGCATTCACAACCCTTTGTGATTTCATCAACAACTTCTTCATGTGTGATGAATGCCGCCGCCATTTTCACGACATGTGCTTAAG CGTGAAAACTCCGTTTAAAAAGGCGCGTGACGTCGTCTTGTGGCTGTGGAGCACACACAACAAGGTCAACGAGAGGCTCAAAAAGGACGAAGATTCTCTCGGAACGGGAGACCCTAAATTCCCTAAGATGATATGGCCACCAAAGCAGCTTTGCTCGTCTTGTTATCTTACGAGCACTGGGGAGAACATTGACTGGGATCACGATGAAGTCTACAAGTTCTTGAAGAGGTACTACGGAGAGAAACTGGTGTCATCTTACAAGAAAAAGAGTGCTGGTGGTGTGAGTAAGGAGGAGGTGGTTGTTGCAGCTGCTGAAGAAATGTCAGTGCCTAGAAACGCACTAGTTGTCCCGGTGGGAGCTGCATTGGCTATAGCACTTGCGAGCTGCGCATTTGGGGCGCTTGCTTGCTACTGGAGGACACAGCAGAAGAACCGGAAGCATCACCACAATCCGCATTATCTGAGGAGATATAGTAGTAACTATTTGGTGATGAACACGTTCAGTAACATTGAAAGCGAGAGGGAAAAGGAGAGATGA
- the LOC106364547 gene encoding serine carboxypeptidase-like 50, whose amino-acid sequence MAIMKHVPTLFLLLSTLLLSISVESLPPPLFPDEALPTKSGYLPVKPAPGSSMFYTFYEAQKPTTPLPDTPLLVWLQGGPGCSSMIGNFYELGPWRVLSNATNLKPNPGAWNRLFGLLFLDNPIGTGFSIAASKQDIPRNQKQVAEHLYAALTEFIEQNPGFENRPVYITGESYAGKYVPAIGYYILKEKPNGKVNLMGLAIGNGLTDPVIQIRTHAVNAYYSGLVNAKQRESLEKAQETSVALAKAQKWREATEARTELLTLLRNMTGLATLYNQARMIPYRTDLVADLMNLREAKKVLGASETVRFEECSDEVDEALRGDVMKSVKFMVEYALERTDVLLYQGMLDLRDGVVSVEEWVKTMKWSGLGAFLTAERRVWKDGEGDLAGYVQRWGNLTQVAVSGAGHLVPTDKAVNSRDMIEGWVLGKGLFGGGDDVVKQTLSSRFLASS is encoded by the coding sequence ATGGCGATAATGAAGCACGTCCCTACACTCTTCCTTTTGCTCTCCACTCTCCTCCTTTCCATCTCCGTCGAATCTCTACCGCCTCCACTGTTTCCAGATGAAGCTCTCCCTACTAAATCCGGTTACCTTCCGGTTAAACCCGCCCCAGGCTCCTCCATGTTCTATACCTTCTACGAAGCCCAAAAGCCAACCACTCCTCTCCCCGACACTCCCCTCCTCGTCTGGCTCCAAGGCGGGCCAGGCTGCTCTTCCATGATCGGCAACTTCTACGAGCTCGGCCCTTGGCGCGTGCTTTCAAACGCCACTAATCTCAAACCCAACCCTGGCGCCTGGAACCGCCTCTTCGGTCTACTTTTCTTGGATAACCCCATCGGAACCGGGTTCAGCATCGCCGCTTCAAAACAAGACATACCAAGAAATCAAAAACAGGTGGCAGAGCACCTCTACGCAGCTCTAACGGAGTTCATCGAGCAGAACCCGGGTTTTGAAAACCGGCCGGTTTACATAACCGGCGAGAGCTACGCAGGAAAATACGTTCCCGCCATCGGATACTACATCCTTAAAGAAAAACCCAACGGGAAAGTGAATCTAATGGGCCTTGCCATCGGAAACGGGCTGACCGACCCGGTGATCCAGATCCGGACCCACGCGGTCAACGCCTACTACTCAGGTTTAGTCAACGCGAAACAGAGAGAGTCACTAGAGAAAGCTCAAGAGACATCCGTAGCTCTCGCGAAGGCTCAGAAATGGCGCGAAGCAACGGAAGCTAGAACCGAGCTGCTGACGCTGCTCCGCAACATGACGGGCCTCGCGACGCTCTACAACCAAGCGCGGATGATCCCGTACAGGACGGACCTCGTGGCGGATCTCATGAACCTCAGAGAAGCGAAAAAGGTTTTGGGAGCGAGCGAAACGGTGCGTTTTGAGGAATGCAGCGATGAGGTGGACGAGGCTTTACGTGGAGACGTGATGAAGAGCGTGAAGTTCATGGTGGAGTATGCGTTGGAGAGAACCGACGTGTTGTTGTATCAAGGTATGTTGGATCTTAGAGACGGCGTCGTTTCGGTGGAGGAGTGGGTGAAGACTATGAAGTGGTCGGGGTTGGGTGCGTTCTTGACGGCGGAGAGGAGGGTGTGGAAGGACGGGGAAGGTGATCTCGCTGGTTATGTCCAGAGGTGGGGGAATTTGACGCAGGTGGCGGTTTCGGGAGCAGGGCATCTTGTTCCGACAGACAAAGCTGTTAACTCGAGGGATATGATCGAAGGTTGGGTTTTGGGGAAAGGCTTGTTCGGTGGTGGTGATGATGTTGTGAAACAAACGTTATCGTCTAGGTTTTTAGCATCTTCGTGA
- the LOC106413925 gene encoding uncharacterized protein LOC106413925: protein MKTMILDVCNEIIKIQKLRRAVSYAGFYCFTAALTFFYTNNTTRAGFSRGDQFYASYPAGTELLTDTAKLYKAALGNCYESEDWGPVEFCIMAKHFERQGKSPYVYHSQYMAHLLSQGQLEGSG, encoded by the exons ATGAAGACGATGATCTTGGATGTTTGCAATGAGATTATAAAGATCCAGAAGCTAAGACGGGCTGTCTCTTACGCTGGATTCTACTGCTTCACTGCAGCCCTCACATTCTTCTACACAAACAACAC AACAAGAGCAGGATTCTCCAGGGGAGATCAGTTTTATGCATCTTACCCTGCGGGTACCGAACTTCTTACCGACACAGCTAAG CTGTACAAAGCGGCGCTTGGGAATTGCTATGAATCTGAGGATTGGGGTCCTGTCGAGTTCTGCATAATGGCTAAGCATTTTGAGCGCCAGGGAAAGTCTCCATACGTTTACCACTCT CAATACATGGCTCACCTTCTTTCTCAAGGCCAACTTGAAGGAAGTGGCTAG
- the LOC106454515 gene encoding 10 kDa chaperonin-like codes for MMKRLVPTFNRILVQRVIQPAKTESGILLPEKASSLNSGKVIAVGPGSRDKDGKLIPVSVKEGDTVLLPEYGGTQVKLGEKEYHLFRDEDVLGTLHED; via the exons ATGATGAAGCGTCTTGTCCCAACGTTCAACCGCATCCTGGTGCAGAGAGTCATCCAGCCTGCTAAAACCGAGAGCGGCATCCTCCTCCCAGAGAAAGCCTCCTCG CTGAACTCGGGCAAGGTGATAGCAGTGGGACCTGGTTCAAGGGACAAAGATGGGAAATTGATTCCGGTCTCTGTCAAGGAAGGCGACACCGTTCTTCTTCCAGAGTACGGTGGTACTCAGGTCAAGCTCGGCGAGAAAGA GTACCATCTCTTCCGGGATGAGGACGTCTTGGGAACCTTGCACGAGGATTGA